One Actinospica robiniae DSM 44927 genomic region harbors:
- a CDS encoding sensor histidine kinase, with amino-acid sequence MARADEHAGPTRAIGSSLANLGDRVSGTGLTVLAVGITVITLAGVAATSAEHDLVGDVCQVVVGGIALFAVRFAASWRSLCRRSAEDATELLDIVDEMGAIVAVRDAEGRYLLVNREFEQVLGTDRSQVLGGRHQELFPDINPETVLAHDHKALTQGTPVQTQDTVNHVDGPHTYFTVRHPVADRSGRIYAVCGISTDITDLMRAEGEVRRLVAGLEQRVRERTADLEASTREIDAFTYSVSHDLRTPLRALSGFSEILLEDHADQLDQVGRDYLDRVRRATERMSGTIDALLDLSHVARSELELGPIDLGELARGVLADLRAAEPEREVEADVAALPVVGDARLLGLAIQNLVSNAWKFTADRSPGRIGLGIRVSRGESAYYVQDNGTGFDMQYADKLFAPFQRLHGARFPGTGIGLAVVERVIARHGGRVWAESTSGQGATFYFTLEPEAPAEPEGPSGQ; translated from the coding sequence GTGGCGCGAGCGGACGAGCACGCGGGGCCGACCCGCGCGATCGGAAGCTCGCTGGCCAACCTGGGCGACCGCGTCTCCGGCACCGGCCTGACCGTGCTGGCGGTGGGTATCACGGTGATCACCCTGGCCGGCGTGGCCGCCACCTCGGCCGAGCACGACCTGGTCGGGGACGTGTGCCAGGTCGTGGTGGGCGGCATCGCGCTGTTCGCGGTGCGCTTCGCGGCGTCCTGGCGCTCGCTCTGCCGCCGGTCCGCGGAGGACGCCACGGAACTGCTCGACATCGTCGACGAGATGGGCGCGATCGTCGCCGTGCGCGACGCCGAGGGCCGCTACCTGCTGGTCAACCGCGAGTTCGAGCAGGTGCTCGGCACCGATCGCAGCCAGGTGCTCGGCGGGCGGCACCAGGAGCTGTTCCCGGACATCAACCCGGAGACCGTGCTCGCCCACGATCACAAGGCCCTGACCCAGGGCACGCCGGTGCAGACGCAGGACACGGTCAACCACGTGGACGGCCCGCACACCTACTTCACCGTGCGCCACCCGGTGGCCGACCGGTCCGGCCGGATCTACGCGGTCTGCGGCATCTCCACCGATATCACGGACCTGATGCGGGCCGAGGGCGAGGTGCGCCGGCTGGTGGCCGGCCTGGAGCAGCGGGTGCGCGAGCGCACCGCCGACCTCGAGGCCTCGACCCGGGAGATCGACGCGTTCACCTACTCGGTCTCGCACGATCTGCGCACGCCGCTGCGCGCCCTGTCCGGGTTCTCCGAGATCCTGCTGGAGGACCACGCCGACCAGCTCGACCAGGTCGGGCGGGACTACCTCGACCGGGTGCGGCGGGCGACCGAGCGGATGTCCGGCACGATCGACGCGCTGCTCGACCTCTCCCACGTCGCGCGCAGCGAGCTGGAGCTCGGCCCGATCGACCTCGGCGAGCTGGCCCGCGGCGTGCTCGCCGACCTGCGGGCGGCCGAGCCGGAGCGCGAGGTCGAGGCCGACGTGGCCGCGCTGCCGGTGGTGGGCGATGCCCGGCTGCTCGGCCTGGCGATCCAGAACCTGGTCTCGAACGCGTGGAAGTTCACCGCCGACCGCTCCCCCGGGCGGATCGGCCTCGGCATCCGGGTCAGCCGCGGCGAGAGCGCGTACTACGTGCAGGACAACGGCACCGGCTTCGACATGCAGTACGCCGACAAGCTCTTCGCCCCGTTCCAGCGCCTGCACGGCGCGCGCTTCCCGGGCACCGGGATCGGGCTCGCCGTGGTCGAGCGGGTGATCGCCCGGCACGGCGGCCGGGTGTGGGCCGAGAGCACTTCCGGGCAGGGCGCGACGTTCTACTTCACGCTCGAGCCGGAGGCGCCCGCGGAGCCGGAAGGCCCATCCGGGCAGTAG
- a CDS encoding class I SAM-dependent methyltransferase, with protein sequence MASDSEAALRAYRRETQAAAFDCIGERYDEAFPHKDGQIEAGRWLAARLEPGAGVLDAGCGTGEPTARQLAEAGTRVLGIDISPVMLALARENVPEAEFREMDITDLGPGLGEFDAVVAFFSLLMLPRAQIPGALAGLHRVLRNGGLLALGMVEADVDDVPIPFLGVSVHVSGFFLEDLRRLAVRTGFEILEEHSRKYAPSSQQALPEIQQFLYCRKMP encoded by the coding sequence ATGGCGAGCGACTCGGAGGCCGCGCTGCGCGCCTACCGCCGCGAGACGCAGGCGGCCGCGTTCGACTGCATCGGGGAGCGCTACGACGAGGCCTTCCCGCACAAGGACGGGCAGATCGAGGCCGGGCGCTGGCTGGCCGCGCGGCTGGAGCCGGGCGCGGGGGTGCTGGACGCGGGCTGCGGCACCGGCGAGCCCACGGCCCGGCAGCTGGCCGAGGCGGGCACGCGGGTCCTCGGCATCGACATCTCCCCGGTGATGCTGGCGCTGGCCCGCGAGAACGTGCCGGAGGCGGAGTTCCGGGAGATGGACATCACCGACCTGGGGCCCGGGCTCGGCGAGTTCGACGCGGTGGTGGCCTTCTTCTCGCTGCTGATGCTGCCGCGGGCGCAGATCCCCGGCGCGCTGGCCGGGCTGCACCGGGTGCTGCGCAACGGCGGCCTGCTGGCCCTGGGCATGGTCGAGGCGGACGTGGACGACGTGCCGATCCCGTTCCTCGGCGTCTCCGTGCACGTCTCCGGGTTCTTCCTCGAGGATCTGCGCCGGCTCGCGGTGCGGACCGGATTCGAGATCCTCGAGGAGCACAGCCGGAAGTACGCGCCCAGTTCTCAGCAGGCCCTGCCGGAGATCCAGCAGTTCCTCTACTGCCGGAAGATGCCCTGA
- a CDS encoding FAD-binding protein, which yields MGTGPSRRTFLLSLAGAAVVTGFDPATQAWATTADPAHQFAKLPHLDGKLVLPPADLAPYADDFGHIIHRTPLAVLLPRSVRDIATLIRFAGPLGISVAPRGQGHQTYGQAQVKAGVVIDLSSLDKITVDASAKTATAQAGALWHSVLTASVADGLTPPVFTDYIELSIGGTLSAGGFGGASSHFGAQVDTVKSLEVVTGTGAIVNCSATRNADLFDAALAGLGQFGVITSATLNLVPAPQMVRQYTLTYPTEPAFTAAQRKVVADGRFNWLEGQLIPVAPSGWTYALEGAVHYESANPPNDASVLAGLSFVGAPQIQNFTYTDFINQLAPAVAFLKQTGEWFDPHPWINLLLPDDKVDAYMQRVLANLTATDLGASGLVLLYPVPKAKLTRPFLRTPDTDLVFLFSLLRTATPDTDALTVQQALARNRALYDSAVAVGATQYPIGSIPNLTKADWVRQYGKQWPRFAALKKRYDPFTIMTPGQGIFRQ from the coding sequence ATGGGCACTGGGCCCTCTCGCCGCACGTTCCTGCTCAGCCTCGCCGGTGCCGCCGTCGTGACCGGGTTCGACCCGGCGACCCAGGCCTGGGCCACGACGGCGGACCCCGCGCACCAGTTCGCCAAGCTGCCCCACCTCGACGGCAAGCTGGTGCTCCCGCCGGCCGATCTCGCCCCGTACGCGGACGACTTCGGCCACATCATCCACCGCACCCCGCTCGCGGTGCTGCTGCCCCGCTCGGTCCGGGACATCGCTACCCTGATCCGCTTCGCCGGACCGCTCGGCATCTCGGTCGCGCCGCGCGGACAGGGCCACCAGACCTACGGCCAGGCACAGGTCAAGGCCGGCGTGGTGATCGACCTGAGCAGCCTCGACAAGATCACCGTGGACGCCTCGGCCAAGACCGCGACCGCGCAGGCCGGCGCGCTGTGGCACAGCGTGCTGACGGCGAGCGTGGCGGACGGGCTCACCCCGCCGGTCTTCACCGACTACATCGAGCTCTCCATCGGCGGCACGCTCTCGGCCGGCGGCTTCGGCGGCGCCAGCTCGCACTTCGGCGCCCAGGTCGACACGGTCAAGTCGCTGGAGGTGGTGACCGGCACCGGCGCGATCGTGAACTGCTCGGCCACCCGGAACGCGGACCTGTTCGACGCGGCGCTGGCCGGCCTCGGCCAGTTCGGCGTGATCACCTCCGCGACCCTCAACCTGGTACCGGCCCCGCAGATGGTGCGCCAGTACACGCTGACGTACCCGACCGAGCCGGCGTTCACCGCCGCCCAGCGCAAGGTCGTGGCGGACGGCCGCTTCAACTGGCTCGAGGGCCAGCTGATCCCGGTCGCCCCGAGCGGCTGGACGTACGCGCTCGAGGGCGCGGTCCACTACGAGTCGGCGAATCCGCCGAACGACGCGTCCGTGCTGGCCGGCCTCAGCTTCGTCGGGGCCCCGCAGATTCAGAACTTCACCTACACCGACTTCATCAACCAGCTCGCCCCGGCCGTCGCCTTCCTCAAGCAGACCGGCGAGTGGTTCGACCCGCACCCGTGGATCAACCTGCTGCTGCCGGACGACAAGGTCGACGCGTACATGCAGCGCGTCCTCGCGAACCTGACCGCGACCGACCTCGGCGCCAGCGGCCTGGTGCTGCTCTACCCGGTGCCCAAGGCCAAGCTGACCAGGCCGTTCCTGCGGACGCCGGACACCGACCTGGTGTTCCTGTTCTCACTGCTGCGCACCGCCACGCCCGACACGGACGCGCTGACGGTGCAGCAGGCGCTCGCCCGCAACCGCGCGCTCTACGACTCGGCCGTGGCGGTGGGCGCCACGCAGTACCCGATCGGCTCGATCCCGAACCTGACGAAGGCGGACTGGGTCCGGCAGTACGGCAAGCAATGGCCCCGCTTCGCCGCACTCAAGAAGCGCTACGACCCGTTCACGATCATGACGCCGGGTCAGGGCATCTTCCGGCAGTAG